From the genome of Gammaproteobacteria bacterium, one region includes:
- the pepP gene encoding Xaa-Pro aminopeptidase — protein sequence MSTKKEFARRRKQLMRMMGGDAIAILPTALEHIRNRDVEYPFRPDSDFYYLTGFHEPDAVLVLLPGRKHGEFILFCRDRDLDKETWHGRRMGPEGVCEQLAADDAFPIADIDDILPGLLESRERAFYTMGLSPDFDQRILGWINDIRAHSRTGHRAPAEFVSMDHLLHDMRLYKSAAEIRIMRKAAKVAATAHRRAMKVCQPGMMEYELEAEFIYEFRRHGMEHAYSPIVGGGDNACILHYTENKDKLNDGDLVLIDAGAEYQCYASDITRTFPVNGSFSKPQRALYDLVLAAQHAAIGKVKPGNHWNAPHQAAVRVISKGLIALGLLRGSLQNVIKKESYKRFYMHRTGHWLGMDVHDVGDYKLGGKWRELEVGMVLTVEPGLYIPAGSKGVARKWWGIGIRIEDDVLVTREGCEVLSKDVPTDADEIEALMGCGG from the coding sequence ATGAGCACTAAAAAAGAATTTGCCCGTAGAAGAAAGCAGTTAATGCGTATGATGGGTGGGGATGCTATTGCTATCCTTCCCACAGCGCTTGAGCATATTCGTAATCGTGATGTGGAATACCCGTTTCGTCCGGATAGTGACTTCTATTATCTAACGGGTTTTCATGAGCCGGATGCGGTGCTGGTTCTATTGCCGGGGCGTAAACATGGTGAGTTTATTCTGTTTTGTCGTGATCGTGATCTTGATAAGGAGACCTGGCATGGTCGTCGCATGGGGCCTGAGGGGGTCTGTGAACAACTAGCAGCGGATGATGCCTTCCCAATTGCCGATATTGATGACATCCTGCCGGGTTTGTTGGAAAGTCGTGAACGGGCTTTTTATACCATGGGGTTATCGCCTGATTTTGATCAACGTATCCTGGGTTGGATCAATGATATTCGTGCTCATTCCCGTACCGGGCACCGGGCACCGGCTGAGTTCGTTAGTATGGATCATCTGTTACATGATATGCGCCTGTACAAGAGTGCGGCTGAGATCAGGATTATGCGTAAGGCGGCAAAGGTGGCTGCTACTGCGCACCGGCGTGCGATGAAGGTCTGTCAGCCTGGTATGATGGAGTATGAGCTGGAGGCTGAATTTATTTATGAGTTTCGTCGTCATGGTATGGAGCATGCCTATTCACCGATTGTTGGTGGCGGTGATAATGCCTGTATTCTGCACTATACCGAGAATAAGGATAAGCTCAATGACGGTGATCTGGTGTTGATTGACGCGGGTGCTGAGTATCAATGTTATGCCTCGGATATCACACGTACTTTTCCGGTTAATGGTTCATTTAGTAAGCCACAACGTGCCTTATATGATCTGGTGCTGGCGGCACAGCATGCAGCTATTGGTAAGGTTAAACCGGGTAATCACTGGAATGCGCCGCATCAGGCGGCGGTGCGTGTGATTAGCAAGGGTTTGATTGCGCTGGGTCTGTTAAGGGGCTCATTACAGAACGTGATTAAAAAAGAGAGTTATAAGCGTTTTTATATGCATCGTACCGGTCATTGGTTGGGGATGGATGTGCATGATGTGGGTGATTACAAGCTGGGTGGGAAATGGCGTGAACTTGAGGTGGGTATGGTGCTGACAGTGGAGCCGGGGCTGTATATCCCTGCCGGTAGTAAGGGTGTGGCGCGTAAATGGTGGGGGATTGGTATTCGTATTGAGGATGATGTGTTGGTGACGCGTGAGGGTTGCGAGGTGTTGAGTAAGGATGTGCCTACGGATGCGGATGAGATTGAGGCCTTGATGGGGTGTGGGGGTTAA
- a CDS encoding UPF0149 family protein, with the protein MAQISLIDIDHLDEVLQRSQSELSAEEVHGIACGMLAVLGSVDPDPLVKHVVEDFDAHNLAHSEAAKLLQSLLRQITTQFNDVELDFQLLLPDDDESMDLRVDALSEWCQGFLLGVGMGGLKDDTDLPETVSEMITDLIEIARISIEDDIEDELENNFFEVVEYVRVGVLLIHEELNPVDSSTLTSTRIQ; encoded by the coding sequence ATGGCACAAATATCCCTTATTGATATCGATCACCTGGATGAGGTCTTGCAGCGTTCGCAATCCGAGTTGAGTGCGGAGGAGGTGCATGGTATTGCCTGTGGTATGTTGGCAGTATTGGGGTCGGTTGACCCTGATCCTCTGGTTAAGCATGTTGTTGAGGACTTTGATGCGCACAATCTGGCGCATAGTGAGGCGGCTAAACTATTACAATCGTTGTTGCGGCAGATTACGACTCAATTTAATGATGTGGAGCTTGATTTTCAGTTGTTGCTGCCTGATGACGATGAATCGATGGATCTCAGGGTGGATGCCTTGTCTGAGTGGTGCCAGGGTTTTTTGCTGGGTGTGGGCATGGGTGGGCTTAAGGATGATACGGATTTGCCTGAAACGGTATCCGAGATGATTACTGACTTGATCGAGATTGCGCGTATCAGTATTGAAGATGACATTGAGGATGAGTTGGAAAATAATTTCTTTGAGGTGGTGGAATATGTGCGTGTGGGCGTGTTATTGATCCATGAGGAATTAAACCCTGTTGATTCATCAACCTTGACCAGTACACGAATACAGTGA
- a CDS encoding TIGR02449 family protein, protein MPKDPAKASADKELKSLEFRLDELIEIMNHLQEENRILRDHQENLVTERAQLIEKNELARTRVESMINRLKAMETSQ, encoded by the coding sequence ATGCCAAAAGATCCCGCCAAGGCCTCAGCCGACAAAGAACTCAAGAGTCTGGAATTCCGTCTCGATGAACTCATTGAAATCATGAATCATCTACAGGAAGAAAACCGGATATTACGCGACCACCAGGAAAACCTGGTCACCGAACGCGCCCAACTGATCGAAAAGAATGAACTGGCCCGCACGCGCGTAGAATCAATGATTAATCGCTTAAAGGCAATGGAGACTAGCCAATGA
- a CDS encoding cell division protein ZapA codes for MSKQPAHPVNIKILDREYKIACPADEEDGLLASAEYLNSKMNEIRDSGKVVGMDRIAIMAALNIANELLQYNTHRTDYHQSMGTRIRSLQEKIELALNQSKQLEL; via the coding sequence ATGAGCAAACAACCCGCTCATCCCGTCAATATCAAGATCCTGGATCGCGAATACAAAATCGCCTGCCCTGCCGATGAAGAGGACGGCCTGCTCGCCTCAGCAGAATACCTTAATAGCAAGATGAATGAGATTCGCGACAGCGGAAAAGTCGTCGGCATGGATCGCATCGCCATCATGGCCGCCCTCAACATCGCCAATGAGCTACTACAGTACAATACCCATCGCACCGATTACCACCAATCAATGGGCACACGCATCCGCTCCCTGCAGGAAAAAATCGAGCTCGCACTCAACCAGAGCAAGCAGCTAGAACTTTAG
- a CDS encoding DUF2132 domain-containing protein: protein MSNEQPNDPLHGVTLEKVVTRLEEHFGWDGLAQRININCFKSDPSIKSSLKFLRKTQWARDKVENLYISTFKKQSPWGNSK from the coding sequence ATGAGTAATGAGCAACCAAATGATCCATTGCATGGCGTTACACTTGAGAAGGTTGTAACGAGGCTGGAGGAGCACTTCGGCTGGGATGGATTGGCTCAAAGAATCAATATCAATTGTTTTAAGAGCGATCCATCAATCAAGTCATCGCTGAAGTTTTTACGTAAGACCCAATGGGCCAGAGATAAGGTTGAGAATTTGTATATCTCAACATTTAAAAAACAATCTCCGTGGGGTAATTCTAAATAG
- a CDS encoding VPLPA-CTERM sorting domain-containing protein — protein sequence MAIMHSMKFFKIMMMMITLALSINVSASLIDKGTYTSDTVSGLDWLDLTATTGLSYNYVSSQLGSGGLFDGWSYAGVMRIETLIQHAGGTSPFTGWTTINNGVVSSLLNTWGQTQTFLESRIITGGVYTVNGNIFVSILSDDPNQSISTTSDFISLTETTIAPGGSNSVYGSALYRATSIVPIPAAVWLFGSGLIGLMGVARRK from the coding sequence ATGGCAATAATGCATTCCATGAAGTTTTTCAAAATAATGATGATGATGATTACCCTTGCGTTATCCATTAATGTAAGTGCATCGTTGATTGATAAGGGTACTTATACTTCAGATACTGTATCAGGCCTGGACTGGCTGGATCTTACCGCAACAACAGGCTTGTCTTACAATTATGTTTCTTCACAGCTTGGATCCGGTGGGCTATTTGATGGCTGGAGTTATGCAGGAGTAATGCGGATTGAGACATTGATTCAGCATGCGGGAGGAACCAGTCCATTTACCGGATGGACCACCATAAATAATGGTGTGGTTTCATCCTTATTAAATACATGGGGGCAGACACAAACATTTCTGGAATCTCGCATTATAACCGGAGGTGTCTATACGGTTAATGGCAATATATTTGTATCTATCCTTTCTGATGATCCCAATCAGAGTATTAGTACTACAAGTGATTTTATTTCACTAACCGAGACAACGATTGCTCCGGGCGGTTCTAATTCTGTATATGGATCTGCATTGTATCGAGCGACATCTATTGTTCCCATTCCTGCTGCGGTGTGGTTATTTGGTTCCGGTTTAATTGGATTGATGGGTGTGGCAAGACGTAAGTAA
- a CDS encoding glutamate synthase gives MSNPIIADNKPVKVNLSKGQEYHFCTCGRSKSQPFCDGSHVGTSFTPRVIVSDEDGDAYLCTCKHTGNEPYCDGTHKQFNADEVGKEGPGVISKPSDLPKAISTAEEPTVEFIHQLAQEGLSKLGHHGPMTSMGVPRHLLPHWDDLQIMAAQMATKPLLEDVTVGTELVIGAEAKKPLILKIPLFVSDMSFGALSEEAKIALAKGADLAGTGICSGEGGMLPEEQEANTRYFYEYASAGFGYKEELLAKVQAFHFKGGQGAKTGTGGHLPGNKNIGKISQVRGITEGEPAISPPTFKNLSSAKEFKQFADRVREITGGIPVGFKLSANHIEKDIQFALDASADYIILDGRGGGTGAAPEMFRNHISVPTIPALARARRYLDKQGASGRVTLIITGGLRVPMDFVKAMALGADGIAISNSAMQAIGCVAARMCNTNNCPVGIATQKEDLRQKLNIEKSSTQLHNYFVASVELMQVMARACGHNDLRKFNSNDLATWHREMALLSGVAYSGLMNL, from the coding sequence ATGAGCAACCCAATAATTGCAGATAACAAACCTGTTAAGGTTAATCTTTCTAAAGGTCAGGAATATCATTTCTGCACATGTGGTAGGTCTAAAAGCCAGCCATTCTGTGATGGTTCACATGTAGGCACATCTTTTACCCCCAGAGTGATTGTTTCTGATGAAGATGGGGATGCCTATTTGTGCACATGCAAACATACGGGTAATGAACCTTATTGCGATGGCACTCATAAGCAATTCAACGCCGATGAAGTGGGTAAAGAAGGGCCGGGGGTAATCTCAAAACCTTCTGATCTGCCAAAAGCCATATCAACAGCCGAAGAACCTACGGTAGAATTTATACACCAGCTTGCCCAGGAAGGGCTATCCAAACTAGGCCATCATGGCCCAATGACCTCTATGGGTGTTCCACGACATCTGTTACCCCATTGGGATGATTTGCAAATAATGGCCGCACAAATGGCCACAAAACCATTATTAGAAGACGTCACTGTAGGCACAGAGTTGGTGATTGGAGCAGAAGCTAAAAAACCATTGATTTTAAAAATTCCTTTATTTGTTTCTGATATGAGCTTTGGTGCGCTGTCTGAAGAAGCCAAAATAGCTTTAGCCAAAGGTGCCGATCTCGCAGGGACTGGCATCTGTTCGGGTGAAGGAGGAATGTTACCTGAAGAACAAGAAGCCAATACCCGCTATTTTTATGAATATGCCAGCGCAGGATTCGGCTATAAAGAAGAACTACTGGCTAAAGTACAGGCCTTCCATTTTAAAGGCGGGCAAGGTGCAAAAACAGGCACCGGAGGTCACCTTCCAGGTAACAAAAACATAGGCAAGATATCTCAGGTAAGAGGCATAACTGAGGGTGAGCCGGCTATATCACCACCTACATTTAAAAACCTTTCTTCAGCAAAAGAATTTAAACAGTTTGCAGACCGCGTTAGAGAAATTACTGGCGGCATTCCTGTTGGCTTTAAGCTCAGCGCAAACCATATCGAAAAGGATATTCAGTTTGCACTAGATGCCAGTGCCGATTACATAATACTAGATGGTCGCGGTGGCGGCACAGGTGCAGCACCGGAGATGTTTCGAAACCATATCAGTGTGCCGACCATACCGGCTCTTGCACGGGCTCGGCGCTATCTGGACAAGCAAGGTGCCAGTGGTCGTGTGACGTTGATCATTACCGGTGGCTTACGTGTCCCCATGGATTTTGTTAAGGCTATGGCGCTTGGTGCAGATGGCATTGCCATTTCAAATAGTGCTATGCAGGCAATTGGTTGTGTTGCAGCCAGAATGTGTAATACAAATAACTGCCCGGTAGGTATTGCCACACAAAAAGAGGACTTACGCCAAAAGTTAAATATTGAAAAATCTTCGACTCAGTTACATAATTACTTTGTCGCTTCTGTGGAACTGATGCAAGTAATGGCACGAGCGTGTGGCCATAATGATTTAAGAAAATTTAATAGCAATGATTTAGCAACATGGCATCGTGAGATGGCTTTACTATCAGGTGTAGCATACTCAGGATTAATGAATTTATGA
- the can gene encoding carbonate dehydratase, with the protein MKTLKHLFQNNRSWATAIKEKDPDFFTRLSKQQSPEYLWIGCSDSRVPANQITKLQPGEVFVHRNIANIVVHTDLNCLSVIQFAVEVLKVKHIIICGHYGCGGIKAALENHEHGLIDNWLRHVKDVIRFHKSKFSGLSHKEELDLLCELNVKEQVINIRNTTIVQNAWKQGRDLSIHGWIYSIENGILKDLDSGV; encoded by the coding sequence TTGAAAACACTTAAACACCTATTCCAAAATAACCGTTCATGGGCAACTGCAATAAAAGAAAAAGACCCTGATTTTTTTACTCGGTTATCAAAACAACAATCCCCTGAGTATCTATGGATAGGTTGTTCAGATAGCAGAGTGCCCGCCAACCAAATCACTAAATTACAACCAGGCGAAGTATTTGTGCATCGCAATATTGCAAATATTGTAGTCCATACCGATCTGAATTGTCTTTCTGTTATACAGTTCGCCGTTGAGGTTTTAAAAGTAAAACATATTATAATCTGTGGCCATTATGGCTGTGGCGGTATCAAGGCAGCACTAGAAAACCATGAACACGGGCTTATCGATAACTGGTTGCGTCATGTAAAAGATGTTATTCGCTTTCACAAATCAAAATTCTCCGGACTTTCTCATAAAGAAGAATTGGATTTACTCTGTGAACTCAATGTAAAAGAACAAGTCATAAATATACGGAATACAACTATTGTACAAAACGCCTGGAAGCAAGGAAGAGACTTATCTATCCATGGTTGGATATACAGCATAGAAAACGGAATTTTAAAAGATTTGGATAGCGGTGTTTAG
- a CDS encoding 5-formyltetrahydrofolate cyclo-ligase produces MSSINTIRQSIRQQRAKLNRRQRQRAARQLARHVITHPLFLRSQHIAAYLPINGEMDLQWILQRAWAMGKTIYLPLLTNIQDKQLWFAPYYPGDRLEMNQYGIMEPRHRIKQHIHLQRLDLVLTPLVACDLQGTRVGMGGGYYDRSFSFLARNNHWQHPKLLGMAYSFQVVKKLKRREWDIPLHGIATEQEIRYPL; encoded by the coding sequence ATGTCATCCATAAATACGATTCGTCAGAGCATACGCCAACAACGCGCTAAGCTGAATCGGCGACAACGACAACGGGCTGCCCGCCAACTGGCGAGGCATGTCATCACCCACCCATTGTTTCTTCGCAGCCAACATATCGCTGCCTACCTGCCGATTAATGGCGAGATGGATCTACAATGGATACTGCAACGAGCATGGGCTATGGGAAAAACCATCTATCTTCCGTTGCTAACAAACATTCAGGATAAACAGCTCTGGTTTGCACCCTACTACCCTGGTGATCGGCTGGAGATGAATCAATATGGCATTATGGAGCCTCGGCATCGGATCAAACAACATATCCACCTACAACGCCTGGATCTAGTGTTAACGCCACTGGTGGCTTGTGACCTACAGGGTACTCGTGTCGGTATGGGCGGTGGCTACTATGATCGCAGCTTTTCCTTTCTTGCCCGCAATAATCACTGGCAACACCCTAAGTTACTCGGCATGGCCTATAGCTTCCAGGTGGTAAAAAAGCTCAAACGGCGGGAATGGGATATACCGTTACATGGGATCGCTACCGAACAGGAGATACGTTACCCTTTGTGA
- the ilvA gene encoding threonine ammonia-lyase, biosynthetic — translation MLDKYLKMILNARVYDVAKETPLEYAGMLSARLNNKVWLKREDLQPVHSFKLRGAYNKIAQLSEQDCKNGIIAASAGNHAQGVALAARKRKVKALIVMPRTTPDIKVSSVRAYGARTILHGDTYDEACTHALQIADERKMTFIHPYDDPAVIAGQGTIGMEILRQHEGHLDAVFVPVGGGGLIAGVGAYIKKVRPGVKVIGVEPEDAPCMYEALKRKRRIKLKQVGIFADGVAVRQAGKETYKLARECVDEMILVSTDEICAAIKDIFDDSRAIVEPAGALALAGLKRYVQDNALEDAALVAINSGANVNFDRLRHVAERAELGERREALLAVTIPERPGSFRKFCQTIGQRGITEFNYRYSGVSEAYVFAGVQLQNGDEERSEIMTSLQDQGYSVVDMTDNEMAKMHVRYMVGGKSPESLQDEVLYRFEFPERPGALLRFLTRIGKRWNISLFHYRNQGSAYGRVLVGIQVPGGDEKPLREFLSGLGYSYWSEKDNPAYHLFLG, via the coding sequence ATGTTAGATAAATATTTGAAAATGATCCTCAATGCACGGGTTTATGATGTGGCAAAGGAAACCCCGTTGGAATACGCGGGCATGTTGTCTGCACGCTTGAATAATAAGGTCTGGTTGAAGCGGGAAGATCTACAACCCGTGCACTCATTCAAATTGCGCGGGGCTTATAACAAGATTGCCCAACTTTCAGAACAGGATTGTAAAAACGGCATTATTGCTGCCTCCGCGGGTAATCATGCGCAAGGCGTTGCTCTGGCGGCTCGTAAACGTAAGGTTAAGGCGTTGATCGTGATGCCACGCACAACACCGGATATCAAGGTGAGTTCAGTGCGCGCCTATGGTGCCCGTACGATCCTGCATGGGGATACCTATGATGAGGCTTGTACCCATGCGCTGCAGATTGCTGATGAGCGTAAGATGACCTTTATCCACCCCTATGATGATCCTGCCGTGATCGCCGGTCAGGGAACTATCGGTATGGAGATCCTGCGCCAGCATGAAGGTCATCTGGATGCCGTATTTGTCCCCGTGGGTGGGGGCGGTTTAATTGCCGGTGTGGGTGCCTATATCAAGAAGGTGCGTCCCGGGGTCAAGGTGATTGGTGTCGAACCTGAAGATGCGCCTTGTATGTATGAGGCACTGAAGCGCAAGCGCCGGATCAAGCTCAAACAGGTGGGGATCTTTGCCGATGGTGTGGCGGTACGTCAGGCAGGGAAGGAAACTTATAAGCTGGCGCGTGAGTGTGTGGATGAGATGATCCTGGTGAGCACCGATGAGATCTGTGCGGCTATTAAAGATATATTTGATGATAGTCGTGCGATTGTTGAACCAGCCGGTGCGCTGGCACTCGCCGGCTTGAAGCGCTATGTACAGGATAACGCGTTGGAGGATGCCGCACTGGTTGCCATTAATAGTGGTGCTAATGTTAATTTTGATCGCTTGCGTCATGTCGCTGAACGTGCGGAATTGGGCGAGCGTCGCGAGGCATTGCTTGCGGTGACGATACCGGAACGCCCCGGTAGTTTTCGTAAATTCTGTCAGACCATCGGCCAACGGGGGATTACCGAGTTTAATTATCGCTATTCCGGGGTGAGTGAGGCTTATGTCTTTGCCGGTGTGCAATTACAGAATGGGGATGAGGAACGTAGTGAGATTATGACATCACTGCAAGATCAGGGTTATTCCGTAGTGGATATGACCGATAATGAAATGGCCAAGATGCATGTGCGTTACATGGTGGGTGGCAAGTCACCCGAGTCATTACAAGACGAGGTATTGTACCGTTTTGAATTTCCGGAACGTCCAGGGGCATTACTCCGGTTTTTAACACGGATTGGCAAGCGCTGGAATATCAGCCTGTTTCATTATCGTAATCAGGGTTCAGCCTATGGTCGTGTGTTGGTCGGCATACAGGTGCCCGGTGGTGATGAGAAGCCATTGCGCGAATTTTTGTCAGGGCTCGGTTATAGCTATTGGTCAGAGAAAGATAATCCAGCCTACCACCTATTCCTTGGGTAG
- the rpiA gene encoding ribose-5-phosphate isomerase RpiA gives MDQDALKKMVAEAALEYVEAGTIIGVGTGSTANCFIDALAGIKNKIDGTVASSVASAERLQAHGIRVLDLNEAGELSVYVDGADESNKYLHLIKGGGGALTREKIVAGASRKFICIADESKLVDVMGTFPLPVEVIPMARSYIARELAKRGGRPVLREGFTTDNGNIILDVHDLEIMEPVKLETELNQLAGIVTVGLFAARPADVLLLGTPDGVRKID, from the coding sequence ATGGATCAAGATGCACTTAAAAAAATGGTGGCAGAGGCTGCCCTTGAATATGTAGAAGCAGGCACTATCATCGGTGTTGGTACTGGTTCTACTGCCAATTGCTTTATTGATGCCTTAGCGGGTATAAAAAACAAGATCGACGGCACCGTTGCAAGCTCCGTCGCCAGTGCAGAGCGACTACAGGCACATGGCATCCGGGTATTGGATCTGAATGAAGCAGGCGAGCTATCCGTCTATGTCGATGGCGCGGATGAGTCTAATAAATATCTGCATCTGATAAAGGGTGGCGGTGGTGCCTTAACGCGTGAAAAGATTGTTGCCGGCGCATCCAGAAAATTTATCTGTATTGCCGATGAATCCAAGTTAGTTGATGTTATGGGCACCTTCCCACTCCCTGTTGAGGTTATCCCGATGGCGCGTAGTTATATTGCCAGAGAACTGGCAAAACGCGGTGGTCGGCCGGTATTACGTGAGGGTTTTACGACGGATAATGGCAATATTATTCTGGACGTGCATGATCTGGAGATCATGGAGCCGGTTAAGCTAGAGACCGAACTCAACCAGTTAGCCGGTATTGTCACCGTTGGCCTGTTTGCTGCACGCCCTGCCGATGTGTTACTGCTGGGCACCCCGGATGGTGTGCGCAAGATCGATTAA